Part of the Apostichopus japonicus isolate 1M-3 chromosome 18, ASM3797524v1, whole genome shotgun sequence genome, ATGAATATTAGGAAACTGGAAAAAATATTATGGACTGttacatgtttgttttttagCATTATAAAAAGGAAGGGATTTGTTACTAGGGAGAGGTCAGAAAGGTCATGACCTTTAGTCCATTGTTACTGAACTTAATGTCTTAAGGTAGCATATGCCCATTAAAAACCCCATTGACTTAcgcactaaatcacaaaagtagtgtggtctctaagtctagatagaagttttcactagctaaacgctacccatcaccggatagctgacaagttggcctttcatggcaccatcaattttccgtatcatgaccatgtagattttttgctatccgagccggaagtttttgtcacttgtaaacaaacctcttcactcagtggtaaacaaatttcctacgctgctcctgggaggcctaaaggggtctaaaattgcgtCAATttacccaattttctcaccacatgtacttccattcatgctttttaacatgcaagccacaaaaaactagatcatgattgaaaacaggtcacaaaagatgttctcctgctgctttttggcacttttcctgaagaaGAACAATCGAGcagatggatatagactctaataggagtatgccaccttaaacAGCAACAACGTGTGaaagactttatttcaattttattggCCAGTTGTGTTGCTATAGGAGAGATTATCCCCTCCCCATCTACCTCTCCATTTTCTACCCGTCCTTTTTCTTTGTCTCTTATTTATTCCTCTCCTTTTTGTTCCTCTCCTTTCCTGCTCCTATACAAGTTTTAAGGAATCTGGAATGACTAAATCTTCTGTCGGGGTGTTTTGGAGTTTTATTCCAACACCTGTCCGTTTGGCAGATCTCTAGTCATCTCTACAGTGTCTCCATGGGGTACATGGTAAACCTAggcttgttatatatatacagccatAGTGAATCTATGATTGTCACaacattgtttttattgatTACTGTAAAAGCTTTGAGGCTTATGGTTAAGTTTCAAATTATATCATTTCATCTCAACTTATACTAACCAGTTATGCTTTCAATGGtgaagtgttttttttgttttgttgttggttAACTATCGTTAACCTGATAACCTCTGGACAATCATTTGAAAGCACagcaaaaaaaagtacattcaCATGTCTGAAATTGATCTTTTATTAAAAAGAATGTGACAATTGCAACCCTCCTCCCTCTCAaagacaacccccccccccctaaaaaaggaaaaaagaaaacacacacCCACATAAAAGAAGCAATTGACTTTCACTGTGCAATAGCTTTCCACTTTTCAAGGAGCTATTGAGGCATTCACATTTAGTTTCAATCAGTTTCAGATTTATGTTAATCTGTTAATTGTGGTTGAAGAGGACAAAGTTGAAATGTTGTTTCGGTCACTGCTATGATAGCTGTGAAACCAAACAGGAATAGAGGTATCACCTGCTTCTTCTATGTACACTACACTAGGCAGGACGTTTATCGCTGTGCAAGTTTTCTTTCAACACTGTTCAATTTCTGACCGGTGTATTTTCTTCAGATCATTGCTGGCATGTTTTCAAATCACaaaaatagccccccccccaacataaGAAAGAAATATGTCTCTTCATATTAAAAGGTGCAAACACTTTCCCTGTTTTCAATAGTAATTCATTTAGCTAGAGTTTGTTCTTCTCAGtatattttcttaatatttctgTCTGTAGGTATCGTAAAGAACTGGTAAGTAGTTTACACACTCAAGAGGTTTCTCTGCAGGCAACACCCCTTATCAGGTGCAGTTTACTTACAAATGTCCACCAAAATGCAGTATTGTTACTGGTACACAACAAAGTTGGGTACTCGTGTCTGCAAGGTCCAACTCACTATTAATTGTAAGAAACATTCACCACCTTTACTTTGGAACCTCccacttcccctcccccttacccTCCCCTTCCCTGCCCCCTTCCCCGCACCCCTCCCCGCCCATTCCCCTTGGACCATCCCTCGCTATGTTAAGGAAACTTTCCTCCGAGCTCATCCCCATTTTGGCAAATAAATCATGCTTTCAATTAACTTGCTCCACCCAGTAATGAACCCTCCAGTTTGCTTCTTGGTATCAGtattttatttctgtattttatttcagtattttagtccagtattttatttcagtattttattCCAGTATTTTATTCCAGTATTCAATTCCAGTATTTTTTTCAGCTTAGAGTTTGGAGGTTAGAGGTAGAAACACAATTGTGAAGTCTTTTGCAATCAGTCAACtcgtttttctttttcaggtTCTGCACCACAGCTTAGGAACCAATCGGCTTTTAATTTAATGAACAAGGCGGCTTCTCCCCTCTGTACATATTGCAATATTGAAGAGGAAACTATTGAACATTTATTATGGTCCTGTCATGTTACATGTAGTCTCCTTTTAGATTGCGAACAGAAATTCTTTGAAGACAGTTTATCTGTTCAAAAGAAGATTTTTTTCCGGCAAGCTTGTAGCTGGTTATGACCCCCTGAATGTTTTTATCCTCCATATCAAATACTACATTTTCAATTGTAAGCATAACAATATTAAGCCTGATTGCTATAAGTTCTTctataaaattaaatttattcataaCGTTGAAATGTACATTGCTTCTAAGTGAAATTCTACTCGCTCTGCTCATAGAAAATACATGGCGTTTGTTTTTCTCACTCCATTAATGAGCTTTGCGATTCTTGATTTATCCTCTGCCTGTCGTCTacctaaatattttctgtattttgcTTGGgatttcatattattattgtttagaCATTCTCTGCTATTTctatgtgtctttgtttgttgcTCACAGTGTATGTATAGTAAAATATTTGTGcattcatgtatgtatgtgtataggcctacagtatatcTGTAAGTGTGAATGTACTTTTGTGTGCATATCTATGTACTTATGTATGTGTACATCTAtttatatatggatatatataaacttaaaaGAAGAGAGGGAAAAATACTAACTTCGCATAACATTTTTCGCATGATGTTTATAATTCCTTTGTCACATTGAGCTGACATAACAAGTGTAGTTATCAAAATTGTAAATAGAAATGTGTAACGCATACTACTCTTGAAGAaatgagatgaatttttttttaataattcaaggattttatttcagtattttattCCAGTAGTTTATTTCAGTATTTAATTCCACTATTGTATTCACTATTTTATTcccatattttatttgttttatcttttatcaGAAACTACATGAAACACATCACAAGTATCAGCTGTTGAAGAGCCAGTTAGGAATATCTGAGAACTTGAATCATGTGACCAGTTCAATGGCGGAGGTGATTGCTCAGAGGTACAGTAATTCAGGcaataaatgtatttttatGAGTATATCAGCACATCTCCTCAATGCCATGTGATTAGGTGAACAGGAAGGATGTCATATCTACAGATGTTTCGACCTAATCAGCCATTACTTTTGCTTTACCGAACGGCTTAGTCCTAACAATACTTTTGTGTGGCTATTTCATAGTCAAGCTATCAATAATACTTTAGTTTAttattaaattgtaaaaatgaaaaacatcgGATTTACCAGTATTACCTCCCATTTTTTTCCATAAAAAAAGTGCAAATTATTGTGAATAGTCAGTATTTAAGCTATATTTTATGCATAGATACTGTAcattttattatgtttattttattgtcCTCTGTTGTTGCTATGATATGTTAATAAAACTGCACCTAACACCCACAAAGTATTTCTACATTTGCAATTGACCTTTGTCAAAACAAGGTTAAACTAGATAGAACGTTCTGTATATGTTACACACACAAGCAATATGTTGTAATAGGAGATAGTGTTGTTGCAATGGAGTTCAGGGATTAACTTTTTGGTATTGGTTTTTGTCTTGCTTTCTTACCCTTGGGGCAGGGGAGTGGTGGTTAAAAGGGCAGCGAAATTCTGAAAGCCCTAAAGTTGTTCCTGAAATTTTGCTAAAATCATTCAAATACCTGTTTGCAATTTCCTTTACCTCTCCTCCCCCATGACTTTAATCTTCCCAAATTTAAGTGACTTGGTATATATAAAGAGAATCTTGTCATTTCCAATCTTTCAGGTTTCAAGATATCGATGGTGAAGAAGACAAGAATGGTAACAGCAGCAAACGGAGCAGTCGAAGTGAACGTCTGGCTCAGCTGAAAGCCAAGTCCTTCTCTTTTATGGTTGATGTAAGTTGACGTTTTTTAGGTGGATGTCCCACAGTTCTGGATGCCTGTTGCTTTTAGAACAGtaaaaaggtcatttgaggtcaagaaAAGTAAAAGTGTTACAAAACTTGTACAACTCAACTGACCTTGAACAAATATCATATTGAAAAGCAGTAATATTCAAAACTAAAAGTATATATGccttttataataatattaataataatatttgatttttataaaGTGCTTTATACCAgtgataggtctcaaagcgctttacagacgttgtATTACGGTTATTACCCCTGCGAAAATGATAATCTGTCACAGACACAATTCATCCAAGCAGCTGCAGTTATATCCCgccgcccaatgacaagttacctcacaggtacccatttaacccctgggtggagagaggcaagtgagattaagcatcttgcccaaggacacaacgtaatgaactaagcaggaatcgaaccagcaatccttggatcacaagtctgacgccttagccaattggtcACAACGTTCTTGTTAACCATTGGGTCAGGTCATTTGAGGAGAGCATTGGTAGACAGTAGTTTGACCGTTATGGTAGACCAATTGACATGGTGGCTAGGTTTCCTTCATGAGCTGCAAGTCGATCCATTGGAACAGCCGGTAACCTGTGGTCAAGGTCTGGTTTTGTGGGACCCCACTGAGTCACAATTAAGAAGTATAATTCATGACTTATGTGAGGAAGTAAATCTTTTCTATCCTTGCATTCACCAGCCAGAGGAACAAGCCGCCTCCCAGCCCTCATCTGCAGACGATGGAGAGAATCCATCCTCTTCAAGAAGTAAAAGCACGGTTTCAGGAACCAGTGGTCGTCGTAGAGCCAAAGTCCCAGTGGATCCAGATAGCAGACCTCTCGTTGACAAACTAATGCCGGTTTTACAGAAGTACAACATATCAGAGTCTGAGGACGATGGTATGTATTTGTAGGAGTCCACATCTTTGTGAAGTTTGGTCCATTTATGGGCACGACTGTTGCAGTAGCAGGTTTGGAGTAGACTTGCGGTATGAGTTCAACAGTACTAGTACAAGTAAagttccccttggtatgagaaCCAATACTAGGATCTAATCATGAGTTTGAGTAGAGTTCCCCTTGGTGTGAGTACCAGTAGAAGGATCTAAGCATGCACTGGTATCTGTACTAGATTTCCAAGATACCCCAAGTACCATTAGGAGTACAAATCCACAATGATGAGTACAGGTAAATGTGCTAGAATACGAGTACAAAGTACAAACTCACTAAACGTTTGATTAGAGGTATGGGGCTCAAATGTGGAGTTTTTGGTTtggatgataatcgtaacctttgcattcatgatggcgtatgcgTTTGtgcatgcgtgtgtgtgtgtgtgcgtttgtgacgcccagcttgtaaacacaatatctcaagaagggaaggtcagaccattTTCATATtcagtgtgtagaagtaccacattgagtacaagaagcctattgttttttgtggaggtcaaaggtcatttggggtcaccaggggtcaaattgtgaaaaccttgttaacacgatatctcaagaaggaaggtcagaccaatttaatttttgatgtgtagaagtaccacattaagtcgATGAAGcctattatttttggtggagttcaaaggttatttggggtcaccagggtcaaattgtgaaaaccttgtaaacatgatatctcaagatgggaagcatgggcagacttcatatttgatgtgtagaagtaccacattgagtacaaaaagtCTCTTGTTTTTGAAGGAGGGCATTTGgagtcaccatgggtcaaattgtgaaaaccttgtactcacgatatctcaatactggaagcttgggccgacctctaatttagtgtgtagaagtaccacattgagtaaaagaagcctattgttttggtggaggatATTTGGgccatcagaggtcaaatcgtgaagcccttgtaaacatgtacaccctcactatacattacgtcagattcatgaagaaaactgctcatgttacatcatctaaaccacaatgcatttttgcattcggGTTATGCATCTTTAAGCTTGAAGTGTTGTTTCTCTCACAAAGCTGCTGCTATTGGGTTATGTTTTGTCAGCTACTAATGACTCACATGTCATATGTTTGTACCCTTAGTCAGTATGTGAGATCATTACAACTGAAGTCACATATTACACAATGCTATAAAGTTGGTCAACTATGGCTGACCTGACACTAAATGGATGTCTTGTAGATCACTAAAGATGGTTCCACAGTAGTACTATGGTTGTATTTTCCTCTCCTTCAGATACAGAACTCCTTCTATGCACATCTTGGTTTAATACAAGTCCTTAGGTGTCCTTAAGGTTATCAGGAAGGGTTaaatgtcatcagtattgctctaaaatatgctagaattaaCATTAAATAATGGTCAGCTATTCTCAAACTTCAATAGACATATGGTTCCACTCTCAGTTTCTCCTAATTTAACACTATTCAGCATCTTGATATTTAAAGGgtatgaagactcgcgcaaaaagaaacatctaatgccggtaatctgacctagttttgaaagaggtgtaacagaagtgttagacaagaccatcgatcccagaaaatacacacacagcttgctaccgttggtaattagacactagtgtacagtcagtacatacagctgcggtcaatacccacagcacagtgtataaacgatacagcgatggacatctaaggtcaagctaaagataacaaggtatcacgtttcattactgtctgcattttgtagcgacacaaacaaaatggcACTTGCAAGCCacagaaaagttaactttttcagatggccgcacgcggtttggggcgagtcttcaatgcctttaatggaGAATCACAATCCTAGAAATGCTGTTTGTATTAAGCCAAATAAGTAGGCAAACCTCTTAACATTTATCGGCTAAATGGTTTGTTTTCTGGTTAGTccaaagaaagagagagagagggggagggggaacggTTAAGGAGTTAAGCCATCCCtggaaccccctcccctaaaaTTACAATTAGTACATCATACTATTTCACAATGCATCTCACAAGtcttttaacatttaattttgtattacaGAGCAAGAGCCTAAAGATCTTCCTGCTGAAAGTCAGAACAAGCTGCCAGAAATAGAAGCAgaggaaatgccaaaaagtaaAGCTGCCAAAGTAAAGAAAACCAGGAAACGTAAGATTGGACAAGGTAAGAATTTAACAAATTGACAATTTAATGTTTAAGGTTTTCAAGTACCTTCAATTTTCAGTGGTTGGGACAGATATGCATCGCAATTAATAAAAAGTATGTTTTTGTGTTTAAATACGTCTCTATTGGGTGAATCATGATTTATGACAAGTAATAATCCATTCTATATGTACCTATTAAAGACAGCCTACAATATAATCTAATTCAAATCATGACTTCTAACTTTCAGCTGGTGATCAAAAGAAAGCATTGCTTTCACCGAAGAGGAAAAGGCAGTCACCAAGGAAAAAGAAGAGATGacccaggtcaaaggtcaactagAGGAACATTTTATGAGGTGGACCAGCTGAATGTCAGTAAGGAGTGGAGTACCAACAAACCATATCATGCTGGCTCAATGGACCTTGTAATGGTAGCCTCTTAAGAGGCACTGCAAGGATTGAAGCAGCTTTTTAACTATCCTCAAAATGCTGCAAAGTTATGAATATTCGTCTGGATGGCAGTAGATACCATCTTATTATCAAAGGTGACCAATCTGTTCTGGTCAAGGGTGATACTTTCAGTTCTTTTGGCAAGCTGCACAATTGGACACATTTGGTAGTTTAACAAGTATTACATTATCATGGATAGTTGTTATAAGTTGGACACCCTTTTCACATGTTGTATTCACTACCAGAATTGGGAATATGGATATCTTTGGTAAATGTGTTGATCTGTCTAACAATTAATGAACCCTTGTGGTGGTATCATACTGTGTCCATTACCACTGTGTATGCTTTCAGAAGGAAATTATTATCTACTGAACAGTTTCGTGTTTGCACACTTATGTGGACTTcctggtgtatatatatagtatacgaGTATGTTAGTTGATCTTTTTCCAGGTTTCTTGTTAATTTTCATCTTATTTGAACAAACTACAAACACAGAACTACTTTTGACTCACAATGTATTTTGTACCTGCCTCATAGTTATACAccagaaaagaaagaaacatgtagAAGGCAAAAAATAGATgattctttgttttcctttttagtACAATATTTACAGAGTGAATGGTAAAGAGATGATCAAACAGGATAATTATGTAAACAATACCGTCTTGCATCGTAGCAATTTAATCATCAAACCTCTCACTAGGCCCACACAACACTGCCACCAAGTGTAAGCAAAAGTTAAAACTTAAAGCTTTAGAGACACCGTGACCCGCCGAAATATTCCCGATATTTAAAAATTctcaaattgcaaaaaaaaaaatccatatctCAGTTTAAGGAGAATTGACTCTGAAGATGGTATCAAGTTTTAAGTAAAATCATCTTTACAATGAGTGACCATTTTCTTGTTCTTGTATTTAGACATATCTGGTGGCAGTAATGAAGCAGTAACTTAATTAATAAAGGATGACAATAAACAATAGCTTtagtttttcaaatttgatccTCCAGTCAATTGATTTTCTCAATGTTTCGTACCTTTTAATGAAGAAAGGACTGCAACCTACTGTAAAGCAGATGGCATGATTGTTTTTACCAGCTTGACCGACTATTACATA contains:
- the LOC139958756 gene encoding snRNA-activating protein complex subunit 1-like; its protein translation is MEYNSWGMRVFDGLNKDIEQLMDNFVKTGSVRYEGFCQIWQEMNFSLVYCGLKIMEHKREFIEEAFRLAVAYLSPPFDFQQRTGGLYLMYAFYSTQRYQPKLKIRLSLQQWEHLKDIESEFKNQGHLDAAYILMKLKAAKAFIFAYSSKQFCFHKGYVEESSDKMVAEMQRDIEQAFPEDLLRKLHETHHKYQLLKSQLGISENLNHVTSSMAEVIAQRFQDIDGEEDKNGNSSKRSSRSERLAQLKAKSFSFMVDPEEQAASQPSSADDGENPSSSRSKSTVSGTSGRRRAKVPVDPDSRPLVDKLMPVLQKYNISESEDDEQEPKDLPAESQNKLPEIEAEEMPKSKAAKVKKTRKRKIGQAGDQKKALLSPKRKRQSPRKKKR